In Edaphobacter aggregans, the sequence CACTGCACGAGTAAATCCGAGCGCCTTGAAGTCGACCGTAGTTGTCAGCGGCGAAGGGTGCCGATTGAAAACTCCGACAGCCTTCGATCCATCCGCAAGTTGTCGCACCCAAATCTCAAGGGGCCCCTCCACCCACGCACGATCGCCCTGCTTACCCGCCGCATCCTGATCGACCGCAATCACATCGCGATTGGTTAGCATCGCCTTGGTCTCCGCCGTCATCGTCGACAGGTCGTTCCCCGCCAGCAGCGGAGCCGCAAGAATAGCCCACAAGCTCATGTGAGTCCTGTACTCATCCGCGTTCATACCGCCGTTGCCCACCTCCAGCATGTCAGGATCGTTCCAGTGCCCCGGCCCTGCAAACTTCGCCAAGCCCGCCTGGCTAAATCCAATCGCCTCCATGCTCGAATACTTGTCTGAGATGTCACCGGTCGTACGCCACAGATTCCCACCAACCTCCGTGCCCCATCTCCACACCGCATCATTGCCATACTGGCAAAGGCTATACACAATCGGCCGTCCAGTAGCTTTGAGCGCATCGCGCATCTTGATATACGCATCGAACATGATCTTGTGTGCTTCTTCCGGCGTCGCAGCCACCTTCATCTGTTCGCGCAGACCGCACAGATCGTACTTCAAATAGTCCATTCCCCAGGCAGCATACGTCCGCGCATCCTGCACTTCATGGCCGAGACTTCCCGCAAACTTAGCGCAAGTCAACGCCCCGGGCGACGAGTAGATTCCAATCTTCAACCCCTTGCTATGAACGTAGTCGGCCAATGCCTTCATGTCAGGAAACCTGCTGTTGGCCTGAATATTCCCCTGCGCGTCCCGCTCGCCTTGCCAGGTATCGTCGATGTTGACGTAGACATATCCCGCGTCGCGCATCCCACTCGAAACCATCGCATCCGCCTGAGCCCTTACCGCCGCATCATCCACATTGCGATGAAAGTGGTTCCAGCTATTCCATCCCATCGGTGGTCGCGATGCGAGACCATCCGTCTGGGCATTACCGATGAAGGAACCAAACATGGATAAGGCCGCAACGGAAAGGCAAGTCACGCGTAACGTGGACAATCTCATATCGATAACTCCTCAATCGAACCCATTTAGATTTCGTCAAAAAGTGTCTGGAAGGACAACAGCTTTATACGTGAACACAAGTTATCGTGCCAAGAGGTGCACGAGTAATTTTTGAATAGTAAAATTCTACTTTCACCATAGTTTGTAATCGAACGACTCATTACATACCCTCAAAACATGCCGGCGGCTCGCTAAAAGGTTCGCTCCGAGCATTTACCAATCTGGAGACCCGATGCGCCCGCTGCACAGACTCTTGTCAATCGCCTCCCTTGCAACACTCTCCCTCGGCTCTGCATTCGCTCAGGTCACAGTCCATCTAGACCCCCACGCCCCCGGCAAACCCATCCCTCAGAACTTCCTCGGCCTCAGCTTCGAGACCTCTGCCACCCTGCCCGACGCAAAGGGCCACCATCCCTACTTCGACCCCGCTAACCAACCCCTGATCCAGCTCTTCAACACCATCGGCGTCAAAAGCCTCCGCATCGGCGGAAATACCTCTGACCGCCCATCCGTGCCCATACCCGCAACGGTCGACATCGATCAGGTCTTCGCCTTCGCCCAAAGCGCCAACGTCCATGTGATCTACACCCTCCGCCTGCGTGACTCCACCCCGCCACAGGTCCAGTTAGCAGCCAGCCACATCATGGAACACTACCCCGACCTAGTCGACTGCCTCGTCGTCGGCAACGAACCCAACGTCTACGAACACACCTACCCCAAATACGCCGAAGACCTCAAAGCCTTCTATCCGGCAGTCCTCGCCGTCGCACCCAAGACGAAATTCTGCGGCCCCAGCACAACACCCGGCTCCGGCACGTGGGTCAACAGCTACATCAAAGACTTCCACCAGATGTCCCAGCTCTACCAGGTCGTGCAGCACTCCTACCCCGGCGGAAACAGCCGCAAGGTCACCGACCCGGCCGCAGCACGCGCCAACATGCTCTCTGCCAGCTTCGAGCACGACTACCAGCACCTCTACGACACCTTCGTCCCCACCGCTCTCTCCTCCGGCGTGCAGTACCGCATCGAAGAGACCAACAGCTACTACAACGGCGGGGCCAAAGACGTAAGCAACACCTTCGCCAGCTCGCTATGGGCACTCAGCTACATGTACTGGTGGCTCGCACACGACGCCCAGGGCATCAACTTCCACACCGGCGATCAAGTCGCAGCGGGCGAAACCCAAACCCCGTGCTGGTACGCCATCTTCTGGAACGCCCCGCAAGGCCTCGAGATCCATCCCATCGCCTACGCTCTCGCCGCCTTCCACATCGCAGGACACGGCAAGCTCATCCCAATCGATCTCTCGTCTAAATCAGACTCGCTCGAAACCTACGCAACGGCAGCCGATGACGGCAGCATCTATCTCACGGCAATCAACAAGAGCTTCGGAAGCACAGCCAAACCGGAAAGCCTCAAAATTCCTCTCCCGCAAGGCTATGCCGGCGTTGAAACCATGGCCCTGACAGCACCGAACGCAGACATAGCAGCCACCACCGGAATCCAGCTTGGTGGAGCCTCCATTCAATCGGACGGCCGCTGGTCGGGCCGCTGGACCAAAGTCCGCCACAATTCCAGCGCCCAGCTGACCGTAGCACCAGCAAGCGCACTCATTGTTCGGATCACTCCCTCAGCCACCAAATAGCAACCCATTCCCACTCATTCCCCGAAGGCTGATAGCCTAGAAGGGAGAGGATTTTTCGCGTCACCCTGGGCCAGCCCTTGGGGCTTCGATTCTGCCGAAATTACGACCTATGTTCTATCCAACTGACGACCTTCGCATTAAATGGACCAAAGTTGTCCTTCCGCCAATCTTTCTTGAAGAAGAGCTGCCGATCACAGAGACGGCCTCATCAACCGTCTTCAAGACGCGAAGCGAGATCTGCAACATCCTCCAGGCTAAGGACCATCGCCTCGTCGTAGTCGTCGGCCCATGCTCCATTCACGACACCGAAGCCGCACGCGAGTACGGCACACGCCTCAAATCAGCCATCGCCGAGTTCTCGCAGGACCTCTGCATCGTCATGCGCGTCTACTTCGAGAAGCCCCGCACCACCCTCGGCTGGAAGGGCCTCATCAACGACCCCTACCTCGACGAGTCCTTCCGCATCAACGACGGCCTTCGCAAAGCCCGCCACCTCCTCCTCGACCTAGCCGAAATGGGCGTCCCCGCCGGCACCGAATTCCTCGACATGATCTCCCCCCAGTACGTCTCCAGCCTCGTAAGTTGGGGCGCCATCGGGGCCCGCACCACCGAAAGCCAGGTCCACCGCGAGCTCGTCTCCGGCCTCTCCTGTCCCGTCGGCTTCAAAAACGGCACCTCCGGCAACGTCCAGATCGCCATTGAGGCCATTATGTCCGCAGGCCACCCGCACACCTTCCTCGGCCACTCCAAAAACGGCCAATCCGCCATCTTCGTCACCAACGGCAACCCTGATTGCCACATCATCCTTCGCGGCGGCCGTCAGACCGTCAACTACGATGCCGCATCAGTCGAAGACACGAGCCGCCAGATGGAAAAGGCCGGCATCCCACCACGCATCATGATCGACTGCAGCCACGCCAACAGCCATAAGGATCACACCCAGCAGGCCGCCGTCTGCAGCAACGTCGCCGGTCAGATTGCCAGCGGCGACCGGCGCATTATGGGCGTCATGCTCGAAAGCAACCTCGTCGCAGGAGCTCAGAAACTCATCCCCGGCAAGGAGCTCTGCTACGGCCAAAGCATCACCGACGCCTGCATCGGCTGGGACGAGACTCAAAACTGCCTGCGCGAGCTAGCCACAGCCGTCCGCTCAGCGCGAGGATGACATCATTCAATAGTTGAGATAAACAGGATTCCCAAGGATCAGAAGCGCTCCGGTCTCAGACCGTACATTCACACGTATCCAGTGCTTCGCCCCATCGCTCTGGTAGGTGAACTCCCTGGTCTGGTCCGCCAGTTTGATTGGCGTCCCATCCAACAGATCAGTTACCCGGCCATCCTGAATGATCTCGACATGCGCCCCTGCAAGCCCGATCGTTCTGACCGCAAACTGCACCCGTTCGCCAGAAGCAGCCCTCATGGCATCTCCCATCGAAGCAGACTGCGAGCCTACCCGCGCCGTAAATTCGATGACCCGATCCCTCGTTCCATCCACATCAACAAAAACATGGCCCGCGCGAATCCCCTGTAAAATCGCCCGCTCCGACAACTCCGGAGCATAGACCACCGTCGTCGGATGGCCCACAGCAGACCGCGCCTCTGGAGGCAGGTCCGCATTATGATTGTCACTCCCAGCGATCCCCGGTATCCGAAACCCCTTGTTCAACTCTTCCTGCCAAAAAGGAACACCGGAGTAAGGTCCCTCTACCGAACCGCCATTAACTATTTCAATCGAATCCACCTTGCTGAAGTCTGTATTGGGAACACTCCAACCACACCCCATGCACGCCGCTCCCGACGGAAGCCCCGGATGATTGATCGAAAACATTCCATGCACTTCCCTTACATTTTGCAGCAGAGTGTTGATGTCGGGCACTGACGGACTCGTCAGCCGAAAATCAAGGAACGCCGTTGTGCCAAACACATTCGCGTGCCCTTGAAACGTCGTAATCTCCCGCGCAGGCATTAATAGAAGGTTGTCGAAATAGGGCTGCAACTCGCGCATAACATTGAACTGCGAGGTCGTGT encodes:
- a CDS encoding glycoside hydrolase family 27 protein → MRLSTLRVTCLSVAALSMFGSFIGNAQTDGLASRPPMGWNSWNHFHRNVDDAAVRAQADAMVSSGMRDAGYVYVNIDDTWQGERDAQGNIQANSRFPDMKALADYVHSKGLKIGIYSSPGALTCAKFAGSLGHEVQDARTYAAWGMDYLKYDLCGLREQMKVAATPEEAHKIMFDAYIKMRDALKATGRPIVYSLCQYGNDAVWRWGTEVGGNLWRTTGDISDKYSSMEAIGFSQAGLAKFAGPGHWNDPDMLEVGNGGMNADEYRTHMSLWAILAAPLLAGNDLSTMTAETKAMLTNRDVIAVDQDAAGKQGDRAWVEGPLEIWVRQLADGSKAVGVFNRHPSPLTTTVDFKALGFTRAVKARDIWQGKDMGTISAPFTAKIPGHGVLFLKVSQ
- a CDS encoding CehA/McbA family metallohydrolase; the encoded protein is MAAGLAVGEAQQPAADMVLHRPITYADRQTYVEVPFDVGEGVTRITVDCSYTEREKHTVIDLGMFDGERFRGWSGGNKSSFTISETDATPSYLPGTIRPGRWKLILGVPNIEQGVSSEFTARIHFERKGDIAAVSTFSAAPLRTGNAWYRGDLHMHDAHSDGSCLSRSGHKVPCPLYKTVEAAASRGLDFIAISDHNTTSQFNVMRELQPYFDNLLLMPAREITTFQGHANVFGTTAFLDFRLTSPSVPDINTLLQNVREVHGMFSINHPGLPSGAACMGCGWSVPNTDFSKVDSIEIVNGGSVEGPYSGVPFWQEELNKGFRIPGIAGSDNHNADLPPEARSAVGHPTTVVYAPELSERAILQGIRAGHVFVDVDGTRDRVIEFTARVGSQSASMGDAMRAASGERVQFAVRTIGLAGAHVEIIQDGRVTDLLDGTPIKLADQTREFTYQSDGAKHWIRVNVRSETGALLILGNPVYLNY
- a CDS encoding 3-deoxy-7-phosphoheptulonate synthase: MFYPTDDLRIKWTKVVLPPIFLEEELPITETASSTVFKTRSEICNILQAKDHRLVVVVGPCSIHDTEAAREYGTRLKSAIAEFSQDLCIVMRVYFEKPRTTLGWKGLINDPYLDESFRINDGLRKARHLLLDLAEMGVPAGTEFLDMISPQYVSSLVSWGAIGARTTESQVHRELVSGLSCPVGFKNGTSGNVQIAIEAIMSAGHPHTFLGHSKNGQSAIFVTNGNPDCHIILRGGRQTVNYDAASVEDTSRQMEKAGIPPRIMIDCSHANSHKDHTQQAAVCSNVAGQIASGDRRIMGVMLESNLVAGAQKLIPGKELCYGQSITDACIGWDETQNCLRELATAVRSARG